The proteins below come from a single Agromyces flavus genomic window:
- a CDS encoding ABC-F family ATP-binding cassette domain-containing protein — MLAVQDLEIRVGARLLMEGVNFRVSDGDKIGLVGRNGAGKTTLTKTLAGETLPTSGRIDRSGEIGYLPQDPRSGDPEMLARTRVLDARGLGSLVLGMREASELMGSSDPDVAAKAMKRYGNLTDRFQALGGYAAEAEAASIASNLNLPDRILDQPLKTLSGGQRRRIELARILFSDADTMILDEPTNHLDADSVVWLREFLKAYKGGVIVISHDVELVGEVVNRVFYLDANRSMIDIYNMGWKHYLRQRAADEERRKKERVNAEKKADALRQQAAKFGAKATKAAAAHQMVARAEKLLAGLEEVRQVDRVAKLRFPTPAPCGRTPLSAEDLSKSYGSLEIFAAVDLAIDRGSKVVIIGLNGAGKTTLLRILAGVDRPDTGAVEAGHGLRVGYYAQEHETLDVARTVLQNMVSASPNLTETEARKVLGSFLFTGDDVHKPAGVLSGGEKTRLALAMIVVSGANVLLLDEPTNNLDPASRGEILDALAHYEGAVVLVSHDPGAVEALNPERVLIMPDGVEDHWSREYQELIELA; from the coding sequence GTGCTCGCCGTCCAGGACCTGGAGATCCGCGTGGGCGCGCGCCTGCTCATGGAGGGCGTGAACTTCCGCGTGTCCGACGGCGACAAGATCGGCCTCGTCGGCCGCAACGGCGCGGGCAAGACGACGCTGACCAAGACGCTGGCCGGCGAGACGCTCCCCACCTCGGGCCGCATCGACCGCTCGGGCGAGATCGGCTATCTGCCGCAGGATCCGCGCTCGGGCGACCCCGAGATGCTCGCGCGCACGCGCGTCCTCGACGCGCGCGGGCTCGGCTCGCTCGTGCTCGGCATGCGCGAGGCGTCCGAGCTCATGGGATCCAGTGACCCGGATGTCGCGGCGAAGGCGATGAAGCGCTACGGCAACCTCACCGATCGCTTCCAGGCGCTCGGCGGCTATGCGGCCGAGGCCGAGGCGGCGTCGATCGCGTCGAACCTCAACCTGCCCGACCGCATCCTCGACCAGCCGCTGAAGACCCTGTCGGGCGGCCAGCGCCGACGCATCGAGCTCGCGCGCATCCTGTTCTCCGACGCCGACACGATGATCCTCGACGAGCCGACGAACCACCTCGACGCCGACTCGGTCGTGTGGCTGCGCGAGTTCCTGAAGGCCTACAAGGGCGGCGTGATCGTCATCAGCCACGACGTCGAGCTCGTCGGCGAGGTCGTGAACCGCGTGTTCTACCTCGACGCGAACCGGTCGATGATCGACATCTACAACATGGGCTGGAAGCACTACCTGCGCCAGCGCGCCGCCGACGAGGAGCGACGCAAGAAGGAGCGCGTCAACGCCGAGAAGAAGGCCGACGCGCTGCGACAGCAGGCCGCGAAGTTCGGCGCCAAGGCGACCAAGGCCGCGGCCGCCCACCAGATGGTCGCGCGCGCCGAGAAGTTGCTGGCGGGCCTCGAGGAGGTGCGCCAGGTCGACCGGGTCGCGAAGCTCCGCTTCCCGACCCCGGCGCCGTGCGGTCGCACGCCGCTCAGCGCTGAAGACCTGTCCAAGAGCTACGGCTCGCTCGAGATCTTCGCGGCCGTCGACCTCGCGATCGACCGCGGCTCGAAGGTCGTCATCATCGGCCTGAACGGCGCGGGCAAGACGACGCTGCTGCGCATCCTCGCGGGCGTCGACCGGCCCGACACGGGTGCCGTCGAGGCGGGGCACGGCCTGCGGGTCGGCTACTACGCGCAGGAGCACGAGACGCTGGATGTCGCGCGCACCGTGCTGCAGAACATGGTCAGCGCCTCACCGAACCTCACCGAGACAGAGGCGCGCAAGGTGCTCGGCTCGTTCCTGTTCACCGGCGACGACGTGCACAAGCCCGCCGGTGTCCTCTCCGGCGGCGAGAAGACCCGGCTCGCGCTGGCGATGATCGTCGTCTCCGGCGCGAACGTGCTGCTGCTCGACGAGCCGACGAACAACCTCGACCCGGCGTCGCGCGGCGAGATCCTCGACGCGCTCGCCCACTACGAGGGTGCGGTCGTGCTCGTCTCGCACGACCCCGGCGCGGTCGAGGCGCTGAACCCCGAGCGCGTGCTGATCATGCCCGACGGCGTCGAGGACCACTGGAGTCGCGAGTACCAGGAGCTCATCGAGCTGGCATAA
- a CDS encoding SURF1 family cytochrome oxidase biogenesis protein has product MSDWRFLAAPRWAGYLALVIVFAIACSALGTWQFNRRAEALAEVARIDANYDAEPVPVAEALPDPAAFDIDQRWQVVALTGEYLHAEEVVVRNRPFEGSTGFEVITPLRLTDGTVFMVDRGWIAQDSDGRPSEVPSAPEGEVSVTARLKAGEARIAGRTSSGSEMATIDLDELAERVGEPSYTGAYGILVQSGDDAAEPPLALPRPVRDEGPHLSYALQWFVFALLAFIALGWFANQERKALSTDAAERAGAPRHPAEQRTPARPARPARARSDADVEDEILDRR; this is encoded by the coding sequence ATGAGCGACTGGCGCTTCCTCGCGGCTCCGCGGTGGGCCGGCTATCTCGCGCTCGTGATCGTCTTCGCGATCGCCTGCTCCGCGCTCGGCACGTGGCAGTTCAACCGACGCGCCGAGGCTTTGGCCGAGGTGGCCAGGATCGACGCGAACTACGATGCCGAACCCGTGCCCGTCGCCGAGGCGCTGCCCGACCCCGCGGCGTTCGACATCGACCAGCGCTGGCAGGTCGTCGCCCTGACCGGCGAGTACCTGCACGCCGAGGAGGTCGTCGTCCGCAATCGCCCGTTCGAGGGCAGCACGGGCTTCGAGGTCATCACGCCCCTGCGGCTGACGGATGGCACGGTCTTCATGGTCGATCGCGGATGGATCGCGCAGGACTCCGACGGCCGGCCCTCCGAGGTGCCGTCCGCACCCGAGGGCGAGGTGTCGGTCACCGCACGACTCAAGGCGGGCGAGGCGCGAATCGCGGGCCGCACGTCCTCCGGGTCCGAGATGGCGACGATCGACCTCGACGAGCTGGCCGAGCGCGTGGGCGAACCGTCGTACACCGGCGCATACGGCATCCTGGTCCAGTCGGGCGACGACGCGGCCGAGCCGCCGCTCGCGCTCCCCCGCCCGGTCCGTGACGAAGGCCCTCACCTGTCGTACGCACTCCAGTGGTTCGTCTTCGCGCTGCTCGCGTTCATCGCGCTCGGGTGGTTCGCGAACCAGGAACGCAAGGCGCTGTCGACGGATGCCGCCGAGCGGGCCGGTGCACCGCGACATCCGGCCGAACAACGCACGCCCGCACGACCCGCACGACCTGCACGCGCGCGCAGCGACGCCGACGTCGAGGACGAGATCCTCGACCGCCGCTGA
- a CDS encoding DUF3099 domain-containing protein: protein MKHQPLQSITSLPPSPEEERRARMIKYTIMMGIRVACIFALLFAQGWWILVFAAGAIFLPYFAVVVANVATTKPSQDVERPGGIVPLGQSGAWSSPDSTGTSTTDEQAADAPADGDRPADADQRRDDRDDRPEAER, encoded by the coding sequence ATGAAGCACCAGCCCCTGCAGTCGATCACGTCGCTGCCTCCATCCCCCGAGGAGGAGCGCCGAGCGCGCATGATCAAGTACACGATCATGATGGGCATCCGCGTGGCCTGCATCTTCGCGCTGCTCTTCGCGCAGGGATGGTGGATCCTCGTCTTCGCGGCCGGCGCGATCTTCCTGCCCTACTTCGCGGTGGTGGTCGCGAACGTCGCGACGACGAAGCCGTCCCAGGACGTCGAGCGCCCCGGCGGGATCGTGCCCCTCGGGCAGTCCGGCGCCTGGTCGTCGCCGGACTCGACCGGAACCTCGACGACCGACGAGCAGGCCGCGGATGCGCCCGCCGACGGCGACCGGCCGGCCGACGCCGACCAGCGCCGTGACGACCGTGATGACCGCCCGGAGGCCGAACGGTGA
- a CDS encoding beta-ketoacyl-ACP reductase — MTTSRTVLVTGGNRGIGYAIAQEFVAQGHRVAVTARSGEGPEGTLTVRADVTDAASIDRAFTEVEAQLGPVEVVVANAGITRDTLLMRMGEDEFASVVDTNLTGAFRVVKRASKGMLKARFGRIVLISSVVGLFGGAGQVNYSSSKAGLVGMARSITRELGARGITANVVAPGFIETDMTDALPEAQQAEYRKSIPAGRFATPDEVAKVVAWLAGDDAGYISGAVIPVDGGLGMGH; from the coding sequence ATGACGACGAGCCGCACCGTGCTGGTGACCGGAGGCAACCGCGGCATCGGCTACGCCATCGCCCAGGAGTTCGTCGCGCAGGGACACCGCGTCGCGGTCACGGCACGCTCCGGCGAAGGCCCCGAGGGCACGCTCACCGTCCGCGCCGACGTGACCGATGCCGCGTCGATCGATCGTGCCTTCACCGAGGTCGAGGCCCAGCTCGGGCCCGTCGAGGTGGTCGTGGCCAACGCCGGGATCACGCGCGACACCTTGCTCATGCGCATGGGCGAGGACGAGTTCGCGAGCGTCGTCGACACGAACCTCACCGGGGCGTTCCGCGTGGTCAAGCGCGCGTCCAAGGGCATGCTCAAGGCACGCTTCGGCCGCATCGTGCTGATCTCGAGCGTCGTCGGCCTGTTCGGCGGCGCGGGTCAGGTCAACTACTCGTCCTCGAAGGCCGGCCTCGTCGGCATGGCCCGCTCGATCACGCGCGAACTCGGCGCCCGCGGCATCACCGCGAACGTCGTCGCACCCGGCTTCATCGAAACCGACATGACCGATGCGCTTCCCGAGGCCCAGCAGGCCGAGTACCGGAAGAGCATCCCGGCCGGGCGGTTCGCGACGCCCGACGAGGTCGCGAAGGTCGTGGCCTGGCTCGCGGGCGACGACGCCGGCTACATCTCGGGCGCGGTGATCCCGGTCGACGGCGGCCTCGGGATGGGGCACTAG
- a CDS encoding SMP-30/gluconolactonase/LRE family protein, with the protein MSGRIIARAFAAAALGALLAVSGTHVALAVPQAPPGEPEVIPLPNGFQPEGIAIAPGGTGYVGSLADGDIFVFDVRTGEEITTLQGPGTPSVGLKVDQRGRLFIAGGPTGEARVVDAATGDVLQTYQLTTGPAFINDVVLTNDGAWFTNSFAAELYFLPLGPAGALPDESEIVTLPLTGDWDQSGGFNANGIAETPDHQALLVIQSSTATLFRVDPTTGEATAVDLGGAMLAAGDGLLVVGRTLYVVQNQLNTVAVVQLSPDGTSGTVVDQITDPDFQVPTTVARFGNDLFLPNARFGTPPTPDTEYSVVRVDR; encoded by the coding sequence ATGTCCGGTCGCATCATCGCACGCGCATTCGCCGCCGCCGCGTTGGGCGCACTCCTCGCCGTCTCGGGCACGCATGTGGCCCTGGCCGTTCCGCAGGCTCCGCCCGGCGAACCCGAGGTGATCCCGCTTCCGAACGGCTTCCAGCCCGAGGGCATCGCGATCGCGCCGGGTGGCACGGGATACGTCGGCTCGCTGGCCGACGGCGACATCTTCGTCTTCGACGTGCGAACGGGTGAGGAGATCACGACGCTCCAGGGGCCCGGTACGCCGTCAGTGGGACTGAAGGTCGACCAGCGCGGTCGGTTGTTCATCGCGGGCGGCCCCACCGGCGAAGCGCGGGTGGTCGACGCCGCGACCGGTGACGTGCTGCAGACCTATCAACTCACGACAGGCCCCGCCTTCATCAACGATGTCGTGCTCACGAATGACGGTGCGTGGTTCACCAACAGCTTCGCGGCCGAGTTGTACTTCCTCCCGCTCGGTCCCGCGGGCGCGCTCCCGGACGAATCCGAGATCGTGACGCTGCCGCTCACGGGCGACTGGGACCAGTCGGGCGGATTCAACGCGAACGGAATCGCCGAGACGCCCGACCACCAGGCGCTGCTGGTCATCCAGTCGTCGACGGCGACGCTCTTCCGCGTCGATCCGACGACCGGCGAGGCGACGGCGGTCGACCTCGGCGGCGCGATGCTCGCCGCGGGCGACGGGCTGCTGGTCGTGGGCCGCACGCTCTACGTGGTGCAGAATCAGCTCAACACCGTCGCTGTCGTCCAGCTCTCACCCGACGGGACGAGCGGCACGGTGGTGGACCAGATCACCGATCCGGACTTCCAGGTGCCGACGACGGTCGCCCGGTTCGGCAACGACCTGTTCCTGCCCAACGCGCGCTTCGGCACACCGCCGACACCCGACACCGAGTACTCGGTGGTCCGCGTCGACCGCTGA
- the serB gene encoding phosphoserine phosphatase SerB, whose amino-acid sequence MTAAPSGRRGGLLVVLDADSTLIREEAIELLAEAAGSLEHVAAVTERAMRGELDFAASLRERVATLAGLPVGEVDAARGRLTPTPGVRDLIDGVHAAGGRVGVVSGGFHELLDPLAERLGLDFCRANRLEVDGGRLTGHVLGDVVDAEAKRRALEEWAESSGTPLSRTIAVGDGANDLRMLDRAALGVAFCAKPVVRARADVAIDRVDLSGVLALAGLRG is encoded by the coding sequence GTGACGGCCGCGCCGTCCGGCCGCCGAGGCGGCCTGCTCGTCGTGCTCGACGCCGACTCGACCCTCATCCGCGAGGAGGCGATCGAGCTGCTCGCCGAGGCGGCCGGGAGCCTCGAGCACGTCGCCGCGGTCACCGAACGCGCCATGCGCGGCGAGCTCGACTTCGCGGCGAGCCTGCGCGAACGCGTCGCGACCCTCGCGGGGCTGCCGGTCGGCGAGGTCGACGCCGCGCGCGGCCGGCTCACGCCGACCCCCGGCGTGCGGGACCTCATCGACGGCGTGCACGCCGCCGGTGGCCGCGTCGGCGTCGTGTCCGGCGGGTTCCACGAGCTCCTCGACCCGCTGGCCGAACGACTCGGCCTCGACTTCTGCCGGGCGAACCGGCTCGAGGTCGACGGCGGGCGGCTCACCGGCCATGTGCTCGGCGATGTCGTCGATGCCGAGGCCAAGCGGCGCGCGCTCGAGGAATGGGCCGAATCGTCCGGCACGCCGCTCTCGCGAACGATCGCGGTGGGCGACGGTGCCAACGACCTGCGGATGCTCGATCGGGCCGCCCTCGGCGTGGCGTTCTGTGCGAAGCCCGTGGTGCGGGCGCGGGCGGATGTCGCGATCGACCGCGTCGACCTGAGCGGCGTGCTCGCGCTCGCCGGCCTGCGGGGCTGA
- the glgC gene encoding glucose-1-phosphate adenylyltransferase, producing MVATRKIFGIILAGGEGKRLMPLTEDRAKPGVPFGGQYRLIDFALSNLVNSGLRQMVVLTQYKSHSLDRHVSQTWRLDGMLGSYIASVPAQQRLGKRWFSGSADAILQSLNLIYDEQPDIIVVVGADHVYRMDFSQMIQAHIDSGAEATVAAIRQPISLANQFGVIEVDPKSPDRIHRFLEKPSDPEGLPDSPNEVLASMGNYVFNADALIDAVLRDGERTDSSHDMGGDIIPAFVEQGNAGVYDLKRNDVPGSTDRDRYYWRDVGTIDSFFEAHQDLISVLPVFNLYNQEWPIFSQQVNSPPAKFTRDARGSLGTVIDSIVSLGSVISGAHVERSVLGPWAIVGSGANVSDSILFDRARIEAGATVRRAILDKEVVVEEGAHIGIDRAEDLARGFVVTDSGITVVGKGSHVRATA from the coding sequence ATGGTGGCGACGCGCAAGATCTTCGGAATCATCCTCGCGGGCGGCGAGGGGAAGCGCCTCATGCCCCTCACGGAGGACCGCGCCAAGCCCGGCGTCCCCTTCGGCGGGCAGTACCGGCTCATCGACTTCGCACTGTCGAACCTCGTGAACTCGGGGCTCCGTCAGATGGTCGTGCTCACCCAGTACAAGTCCCACAGCCTCGACCGCCACGTCTCGCAGACGTGGCGGCTCGACGGCATGCTCGGCTCGTACATCGCCTCGGTGCCGGCCCAGCAGCGACTCGGCAAGCGGTGGTTCTCCGGATCGGCCGACGCGATCCTCCAGAGCCTGAACCTCATCTACGACGAGCAGCCCGACATCATCGTCGTCGTGGGCGCCGACCACGTCTACCGCATGGACTTCAGCCAGATGATCCAGGCCCACATCGACTCGGGCGCCGAGGCGACGGTCGCCGCCATCCGCCAGCCGATCTCGCTCGCGAACCAGTTCGGCGTCATCGAGGTCGACCCGAAGTCCCCCGACCGCATCCACCGCTTCCTCGAGAAGCCGAGCGACCCCGAGGGCCTGCCCGACTCCCCCAACGAGGTGCTCGCCTCGATGGGCAACTACGTATTCAACGCCGACGCGCTCATCGACGCGGTCCTGCGCGACGGCGAGCGCACCGATTCCAGCCACGACATGGGCGGTGACATCATCCCCGCCTTCGTCGAGCAGGGCAACGCCGGCGTGTACGACCTCAAGCGCAACGACGTGCCGGGGTCGACCGACCGCGACCGGTACTACTGGCGCGACGTCGGAACGATCGACTCGTTCTTCGAGGCGCACCAGGACCTCATCTCGGTGCTCCCGGTCTTCAACCTCTACAACCAGGAGTGGCCGATCTTCAGCCAGCAGGTGAACTCGCCGCCGGCGAAGTTCACGCGCGACGCGCGCGGCTCGCTCGGCACCGTCATCGACTCGATCGTCTCGCTCGGGTCGGTGATCTCCGGGGCGCACGTCGAGCGCAGCGTGCTCGGCCCGTGGGCCATCGTGGGCTCGGGCGCCAACGTGTCGGACTCGATCCTGTTCGACCGGGCCCGCATCGAGGCCGGTGCAACGGTGCGACGCGCCATCCTCGACAAGGAGGTCGTCGTCGAGGAGGGCGCGCACATCGGCATCGACCGAGCCGAGGACCTCGCGCGGGGCTTCGTCGTGACCGACAGCGGCATCACCGTGGTGGGCAAGGGCTCGCACGTGCGGGCCACCGCGTGA
- the glgA gene encoding glycogen synthase: protein MRVDLLTREYPPEIYGGAGVHVAELVRALRRDIDVQVRCFGGSRDEASTTAYATPAEFASANAALSTMAVDLLMAQDAAGADLVHSHTWYANFAGFTAKQLHGVPHVVTAHSLEPLRPWKAEQLGGGYRVSSWVERTAFEDADAVIAVSDGMRRDILRSYPGIDPERVSVVYNGIDLTDWKPNDDPDQVRALGVDPDRPSIVFVGRITRQKGLPYLLRAARVLPPEVQLVFCAGAPDTPEIMAEVSGLVAELGRTREGVVWIERHLPRNELTALLTAATCFVCPSVYEPLGIVNLEAMACGAAVVGTATGGIPEVVDDGVTGVLVPIEQHEDGTGTPLDPEKFVADLADALTRVVSDPARAREMGAAGRVRAEQHFAWDAIASETRALYERVLAGR from the coding sequence ATGCGAGTCGACCTCCTCACCCGCGAGTACCCGCCGGAGATCTACGGAGGCGCCGGCGTGCATGTCGCCGAGCTCGTGCGGGCGCTGCGCCGCGACATCGATGTGCAGGTCCGCTGCTTCGGGGGATCGCGAGACGAGGCGAGCACGACCGCGTACGCAACGCCGGCAGAGTTCGCCTCCGCGAACGCCGCGCTGTCGACCATGGCCGTCGACCTGCTGATGGCCCAGGATGCCGCGGGCGCCGACCTCGTGCATTCCCACACGTGGTACGCGAACTTCGCGGGCTTCACCGCGAAGCAGCTCCACGGCGTGCCGCACGTCGTGACGGCGCACAGCCTCGAGCCGCTGCGTCCGTGGAAGGCCGAGCAGCTCGGCGGCGGCTACCGCGTCTCGAGCTGGGTGGAGCGCACGGCGTTCGAGGACGCCGACGCGGTGATCGCCGTGAGCGACGGCATGCGTCGCGACATCCTGCGCTCGTACCCCGGCATCGATCCCGAGCGCGTCTCGGTCGTGTACAACGGCATCGACCTGACCGATTGGAAGCCGAACGACGACCCCGACCAGGTGCGCGCACTGGGCGTCGACCCCGACCGGCCGTCGATCGTCTTCGTCGGGCGCATCACCCGGCAGAAGGGCCTGCCGTACCTGCTGCGGGCCGCGCGCGTCCTGCCGCCCGAGGTGCAGCTGGTGTTCTGCGCCGGTGCACCCGACACCCCCGAGATCATGGCCGAGGTGTCCGGGCTGGTCGCCGAGCTCGGCCGCACGCGCGAGGGCGTCGTGTGGATCGAGCGGCACCTGCCGCGCAACGAGCTCACCGCCCTCCTCACCGCGGCGACGTGCTTCGTGTGCCCGTCGGTCTACGAACCGCTCGGGATCGTGAACCTCGAGGCGATGGCGTGCGGCGCGGCGGTCGTCGGCACGGCCACCGGCGGCATCCCCGAGGTCGTCGACGACGGCGTCACTGGCGTGCTCGTGCCCATCGAGCAGCACGAGGATGGCACCGGGACGCCGCTGGACCCCGAGAAGTTCGTCGCCGACCTGGCCGACGCGCTGACGCGGGTCGTGAGCGATCCCGCGCGGGCCCGAGAGATGGGCGCCGCGGGGCGCGTGCGCGCCGAGCAGCACTTCGCGTGGGACGCGATCGCGAGCGAGACGCGCGCCCTCTACGAGCGGGTGCTCGCGGGTCGCTGA
- a CDS encoding ABC transporter ATP-binding protein: protein MASTVLQFQHVSVVRDGNAILDGIDWNVESDERWVVLGPNGAGKTTLLQIAAAAMHPTTGSAEVLQESLGKVDVFELRPMIGFASTAMARRIPKNETVLDAVLTAAYSVTGRWNEEYEAIDDRRAQRVLKEWGLEGFAGRRFGSLSDGEQKRVQIARSVMTDPELLLLDEPAASLDLGAREELVALLGGYASSPSSPAIVMVTHHVEEIPEGFTHALLLADGRIRAAGPIAEALTPETLSETFGMPIELTERDGRYTARRQAA from the coding sequence ATGGCGTCTACGGTTCTGCAGTTCCAGCACGTGTCGGTGGTCCGCGACGGCAACGCGATCCTCGACGGCATCGACTGGAACGTCGAATCCGACGAGCGCTGGGTGGTCCTCGGCCCGAACGGCGCCGGCAAGACCACGCTGCTGCAGATCGCGGCCGCAGCCATGCACCCGACGACCGGTTCGGCCGAGGTGCTCCAGGAGTCGCTCGGCAAGGTCGACGTCTTCGAACTGCGACCCATGATCGGCTTCGCGTCGACCGCGATGGCACGTCGGATCCCGAAGAACGAGACCGTCCTCGACGCCGTGCTCACCGCGGCCTACTCCGTCACCGGCCGGTGGAACGAGGAGTACGAGGCGATCGACGATCGTCGTGCACAGCGCGTGCTCAAGGAATGGGGCCTCGAGGGCTTCGCGGGCCGCCGTTTCGGCAGCCTCTCCGACGGCGAGCAGAAGCGCGTGCAGATCGCGCGATCCGTGATGACAGACCCCGAGCTGCTGCTGCTCGACGAGCCCGCGGCGTCGCTCGACCTCGGTGCGCGCGAGGAACTCGTCGCACTCCTCGGCGGATACGCGTCCTCACCGTCCTCGCCCGCGATCGTGATGGTCACGCACCACGTCGAGGAGATCCCCGAGGGCTTCACGCACGCGTTGCTCCTCGCCGACGGCAGGATCCGCGCGGCCGGCCCGATCGCCGAGGCGTTGACCCCCGAGACGCTCAGCGAGACGTTCGGCATGCCGATCGAGCTCACCGAGCGCGACGGCCGCTACACGGCGCGCCGCCAGGCAGCCTGA
- a CDS encoding type B 50S ribosomal protein L31 produces MKADIHPAYNAVVFRDLASGATFLTRSTVSSDKTIELDGETYPVIDVEISSESHPFYTGKQRIMDSAGRVEKFNKRFKNFGA; encoded by the coding sequence ATGAAGGCCGACATCCACCCCGCCTACAACGCCGTCGTCTTCCGCGACCTCGCCTCGGGCGCCACGTTCCTCACCCGCTCGACGGTGTCCAGCGACAAGACGATCGAGCTCGACGGTGAGACCTACCCGGTCATCGACGTCGAGATCTCGTCCGAGTCGCACCCGTTCTACACGGGCAAGCAGCGCATCATGGACTCGGCGGGCCGCGTCGAGAAGTTCAACAAGCGCTTCAAGAACTTCGGCGCCTAA
- a CDS encoding exonuclease domain-containing protein translates to MEHSPAAWADTLAVFDLETTGIDIDTCRVVTAHVGVIGPEGDVLEQRQWLVDPGVEIPTAATLIHGVTTERARLEGIAAARAVGEIIATLREVAARSLPIVAYNAAYDLSLLRYEAERYGHEPFRGPGWVVDPLVIDKAVDRYRSGKRTLTAACEHYGVELLAAHDAGADAIAAGRVAQAIARAFPELAACAIAELHARQVDWSRQQAESYQDWRRRNGEPEFTTSGAWPLR, encoded by the coding sequence ATGGAGCACTCCCCCGCCGCCTGGGCCGACACCCTCGCCGTCTTCGATCTCGAGACCACCGGCATCGACATCGACACGTGCCGGGTCGTGACCGCGCACGTCGGCGTCATCGGGCCCGAGGGCGACGTGCTCGAGCAGCGGCAGTGGCTCGTCGATCCCGGTGTCGAGATCCCGACGGCCGCGACGCTGATCCACGGCGTCACCACCGAGCGGGCGCGGCTCGAGGGGATCGCGGCCGCACGCGCGGTCGGCGAGATCATCGCGACACTGCGGGAGGTCGCGGCTCGGAGCCTGCCCATCGTGGCGTACAACGCCGCATACGACCTCTCGCTCCTGCGGTACGAGGCCGAGCGGTACGGGCACGAGCCGTTCCGCGGTCCGGGTTGGGTCGTCGATCCGCTCGTGATCGACAAGGCCGTCGACCGGTACCGGTCGGGCAAGCGAACGCTCACCGCGGCGTGCGAGCACTACGGCGTCGAACTGCTGGCCGCGCACGACGCGGGCGCCGATGCCATCGCGGCAGGGCGCGTCGCGCAGGCGATCGCTCGGGCATTCCCAGAGCTCGCGGCGTGCGCGATCGCCGAGTTGCACGCACGCCAGGTCGACTGGAGCCGCCAGCAGGCCGAGAGCTACCAGGACTGGCGCCGGCGCAACGGCGAGCCCGAGTTCACCACGTCGGGCGCCTGGCCGTTGCGCTGA
- a CDS encoding alpha/beta fold hydrolase: MTAMIASPYADDLARIPVREHRALVHGSDTAWWEYGDPGAPTIVMVHGFRGDHHGLEPIVAKLQGYRLIVPDLPGFGASSTFAAGAHDIDGYAAWLAEFVGVCGASDAAAAGGSDGFALLGHSFGSIITAAAVAAGLAPRELVLVNPIGAPALEGPRAIMTRLAVGYYRAAAALPEKLGFALLRNRVIVRVMSVTMAKTEEPALRRFIHDQHDRYFSAFGDRDAVLEAFEASVSHDVREYAPSIAVPVLLVVAEQDDVTPLAAQRRLQPLFDDATLAVIPGVGHLIHYETPAEAAGHIRVFLEGERP; this comes from the coding sequence ATGACTGCGATGATCGCCTCACCGTACGCCGACGACCTCGCGCGCATCCCGGTCCGCGAACACCGCGCCCTCGTGCACGGCAGCGACACCGCCTGGTGGGAGTACGGCGACCCGGGGGCACCCACGATCGTCATGGTGCACGGGTTCCGCGGCGACCACCACGGGCTCGAGCCGATCGTCGCGAAGCTCCAGGGCTACCGACTGATCGTGCCCGACCTGCCCGGCTTCGGCGCCTCATCGACCTTCGCCGCGGGCGCGCACGACATCGACGGATATGCGGCCTGGCTCGCCGAGTTCGTCGGGGTGTGCGGGGCGTCGGATGCCGCGGCGGCCGGCGGCAGCGACGGCTTCGCCCTGCTCGGCCACTCGTTCGGTTCCATCATCACGGCTGCGGCGGTCGCGGCGGGCCTGGCGCCGCGCGAGCTCGTGCTCGTCAACCCGATCGGCGCGCCGGCGCTCGAGGGTCCGCGGGCGATCATGACGCGTCTCGCGGTGGGCTACTACCGGGCCGCCGCCGCGTTGCCCGAGAAGCTCGGCTTCGCGCTCCTGCGCAACCGGGTCATTGTCCGCGTCATGAGCGTGACCATGGCCAAGACGGAAGAGCCCGCGCTCCGCCGCTTCATCCACGACCAGCACGACCGGTACTTCTCTGCGTTCGGCGACCGGGACGCCGTGCTCGAGGCATTCGAGGCATCCGTCAGCCACGACGTGCGCGAGTACGCGCCGTCGATCGCGGTGCCCGTCCTCCTGGTCGTGGCCGAGCAGGACGACGTCACCCCGCTCGCCGCACAGCGTCGCCTGCAGCCCCTCTTCGACGACGCGACGCTCGCGGTCATCCCCGGAGTGGGGCACCTGATCCACTACGAGACGCCCGCCGAGGCGGCCGGGCACATCCGGGTGTTCCTCGAGGGGGAGCGCCCGTGA